The Candidatus Angelobacter sp. genome window below encodes:
- a CDS encoding GNAT family N-acetyltransferase has product CRWTNRAASTPGFRPNPDRMVPAPFKIRRCEARDVDPAYEVCLRTGDDGQDAAHLFDDPRVLGHIFVGPYLKLEPELAFVLEDDHGVCGYALGALDSRRFYDTYLTQWLPEIRRQYPEPGGDPARWTRTQKVVYEYHHPDIVYPEPYDDYPSHLHIDILPRAQGRGLGNEMMQILLTALTARRSPGVHLAMAAANVRAEHFYKKLGFHELLRVKDVLYLGKKLP; this is encoded by the coding sequence CTGCCGATGGACGAACAGGGCCGCTTCCACGCCCGGCTTCCGGCCCAACCCTGACCGTATGGTACCCGCTCCGTTTAAGATCCGCCGCTGCGAGGCGCGCGATGTTGATCCCGCCTACGAGGTTTGTTTGCGCACCGGTGACGACGGCCAGGATGCCGCGCATCTGTTCGATGATCCCAGGGTGCTCGGTCACATTTTTGTCGGGCCCTACCTGAAACTGGAGCCGGAACTCGCGTTCGTGCTGGAGGATGACCACGGGGTGTGCGGCTACGCGCTTGGCGCGCTGGATTCCCGGAGATTTTACGACACCTACCTCACGCAATGGCTGCCGGAGATTCGCCGGCAGTACCCGGAGCCGGGCGGTGATCCAGCCCGGTGGACGCGGACACAAAAGGTCGTTTACGAATACCATCACCCGGACATCGTTTATCCCGAACCGTACGACGACTATCCCTCCCACCTGCACATTGACATTCTCCCGCGCGCGCAAGGCCGCGGCCTCGGAAATGAAATGATGCAGATTCTGCTGACTGCGTTGACGGCCAGGCGGTCGCCGGGGGTGCATCTCGCCATGGCCGCTGCAAATGTGCGAGCGGAACATTTTTACAAAAAACTGGGTTTTCACGAACTCCTGCGGGTAAAGGATGTATTGTATCTCGGGAAAAAACTGCCGTGA
- a CDS encoding BadF/BadG/BcrA/BcrD ATPase family protein, producing MKSGQTAVLGIDGGGTRSLAVAVDLDGQILATAKAGSLNFFGAGLAEAQQNLKRLISSIDRQLPTKTRVTRVVVGCAALFTDATDAEKRRLCGGIVPESRTRVVSDCQTAWFGATLGRPGVVVVTGTGSIVLTQSRTGELCRIGGWGHILGDEGSAYWIALESVKAAVLATERRGPNTSLARHVCDWFGVNELVELIPIIHQSGFAKEKFAALSGFLADGRARRDLVFRRICRRAGQALAGQTLAAAKVAGLKIKSLPVHLVGSVVERNSLVRKSLIAALEKERSVRVCRPALSPVLGAAALALRDAGIELSPMLTKQLAASYRNAARVEVRKS from the coding sequence ATGAAATCCGGTCAAACGGCAGTTCTCGGCATCGACGGCGGAGGCACGCGCAGCCTGGCCGTGGCGGTGGACCTGGATGGACAAATCCTCGCTACTGCCAAAGCCGGTTCGTTGAATTTCTTTGGGGCAGGACTGGCGGAAGCGCAGCAAAACTTGAAGCGTCTAATCAGTTCCATTGATCGGCAACTCCCGACGAAAACCCGCGTCACGCGCGTCGTTGTCGGCTGCGCCGCCTTGTTCACCGATGCCACCGACGCGGAAAAACGGCGGTTGTGCGGTGGGATTGTGCCCGAGTCCAGAACGCGCGTGGTGAGCGATTGCCAGACCGCCTGGTTTGGCGCGACGCTGGGCAGGCCGGGCGTGGTCGTGGTCACGGGCACCGGGTCCATTGTTCTTACGCAAAGCCGGACCGGCGAACTGTGCCGCATCGGCGGCTGGGGCCACATCCTCGGCGATGAAGGCAGCGCTTACTGGATCGCCCTCGAATCCGTCAAAGCAGCGGTCCTCGCAACTGAACGGCGCGGTCCAAATACATCGTTGGCCCGTCATGTTTGCGATTGGTTTGGAGTCAACGAACTCGTGGAACTCATCCCTATCATCCATCAATCCGGCTTCGCCAAGGAAAAGTTCGCTGCGCTGAGTGGGTTCCTCGCTGACGGTCGTGCGCGACGCGACCTGGTTTTCCGGCGGATATGTCGTCGCGCGGGACAGGCGCTGGCCGGTCAAACGCTGGCGGCGGCGAAGGTCGCGGGTTTGAAAATAAAATCGTTGCCGGTTCATTTGGTGGGCAGTGTCGTGGAACGAAATTCCCTGGTTCGCAAAAGCTTGATCGCCGCGCTAGAAAAGGAACGGTCGGTTCGCGTGTGCCGGCCGGCGTTGTCCCCGGTGCTCGGCGCGGCGGCTCTGGCGTTGCGGGATGCCGGCATTGAGTTGTCGCCCATGCTGACGAAGCAGCTGGCGGCTTCCTACCGCAACGCGGCACGCGTCGAAGTCAGGAAATCATGA